Below is a window of Sulfurisphaera ohwakuensis DNA.
GACTATCCATCCAAAACCTGCCGGATTTCTATGATCAAAAAATACTTCTATGCTATCACTTTCAATTGGTTCTGTTAGATATTCGATAGCTTTAATCCATTTAGCTTTTCCTTTCCAACCAGAAGCATCAATGATTTTTCCTTCATATTTTTCGTTATTTGCAAGAAGTTTATTATTATTTTCTATTTTTACATCAGTAGATTTTTTGACTTTAAGATTTTCTTCCAAATATTTTTCAAGTTTTAGTCTATTTAATCTTACTATGTTTGTTCTAACTTCAAATGATATATTTGAGTAATGAAAAATAATTTTCTTAAAGTAAGAATCTATAAATTCACTAGATATTCCTAGCTTTGAAAAAGTATTATAACTTATAATTCCAGTACATTTTTTTCCTAGTTCTCTTTTTCTATCAAACACTATTATACTTTCATCTTTTAATTTCCATGCAGTTAGTAAACCTGCTATGCCTCCTCCTACTATTAAAATTCTGATGATCTATCAGCCTCATTTATTGTATATCTTTTAGCTTTTAATTCATTAACTATGTACATAAATGCTTTATAAGGATCTGTGTGAGCACCACAAGAGTATACATCAACTGTTGCAAAGTTATACTCTGGCCAAGTGTGTATAGTAATATGACTCTCTAAAACAATTGCAACTACACTTACTCCTTCTCCTATCTTCCACGATTTAATATCAAGTAATGTCATATTGCCTACTTTTGCAGCTTCTTTTACAATTTCTTCTAATCTTTTTACGTCTTTCAGAACTTCGTTGTCGCACTCATATAAGCTTCCATATACTTGTCTTCCGACAACTTTTGGTGTGCTGACGACCCCCATCATACCCCAAACCCCCCACACTATAAGCCCGCTATCTTCATTTTTAAATTTTAATATCCTTGCACCCCTTTCTATCTCAAGTAATTTTTTATTGATGTTTTGAAAATAGTATTGTAAACAGTGATTACGTTGCCTATAAGACGTCTTGTTTTAGATGTTTTAAAACCTATAAGAGGTACATCAATAGTTGATCTAGCCGAAAAAATTTCAAGTATAGAAGGAGTTGATGGTGTAAATATTAGTGTTACTGATATGGACGTAGAGACTATGGGATTAATGATAGTTATAGAGGGTAGTAATTTAAACTTTGAAGAAATAAAGAAATTATTAGAAGAAGAAGGATGCGCTATTCATAGCATTGATGAGGTAGCAAGTGGAAATAAAATAGTAGAGGGGAGAAAAGAAGCATGATATGTGATGTTTGTAGAATTAGGGAAGCGGAAATTTACCAAACTCATACTGGAAGAAGATTATGTAGGCAATGTTTCATAGAAGATATAAGAAAAAGAGTAGAAAAAGAGGCGGAAATTATAGGGTTGCAAAAAGCCAAGAAAATTTTGCTTGCTGTATCTGGTGGGAAAGATAGTTTTGTACTAGCCGATACTTTAGCATCTTTTATTGATCATAATAAATTGATAGCTTATAACATAGTTGAGGGAATACATGGTTATAATAGAAAGGAACAAGTAGAACAGCTTAAGAAATTTCTTACTGATTTAGGAATCGAATTAATAGAAGATAGTTTCAAGGACAGTGTAGGATATACTTTGGACGAGATGGTTAAATCTTCTATGGAAAAGGGCCTGAATGTTTCTGCTTGTACTTTTTGTGGTGGTTTTAGAAGAAAATTAATAAATAATGCTGGTAGAATGGTTAACGCAGACTATGTAGCTACTGGGCACAATCTTGATGATGAAGTGCAAGCTATAGTAATTAATTTGATTAGAGGGGATTTAATTAGGCTTATAAGATTTGGTGACAAACCGCTTAAATTAAGTTCAAAGTTTGTACTTAGGGTAAAACCTTTAAGGAAAATATATGAATGGGAAACTACTATGTATGCTTACTATAAAGGATATAACTTTCAAGAAGTCGAATGCCCTTATATAACTACAAGACCTACCTTAAGAGCAAAAGTTAGAGAATTACTTTACATTTTAGAAGAGACTAAGCCTGGTTCACTATTAAATATTATTGAGGA
It encodes the following:
- the speD gene encoding adenosylmethionine decarboxylase, with protein sequence MMGVVSTPKVVGRQVYGSLYECDNEVLKDVKRLEEIVKEAAKVGNMTLLDIKSWKIGEGVSVVAIVLESHITIHTWPEYNFATVDVYSCGAHTDPYKAFMYIVNELKAKRYTINEADRSSEF
- a CDS encoding DUF211 domain-containing protein yields the protein MPIRRLVLDVLKPIRGTSIVDLAEKISSIEGVDGVNISVTDMDVETMGLMIVIEGSNLNFEEIKKLLEEEGCAIHSIDEVASGNKIVEGRKEA
- a CDS encoding TIGR00269 family protein is translated as MICDVCRIREAEIYQTHTGRRLCRQCFIEDIRKRVEKEAEIIGLQKAKKILLAVSGGKDSFVLADTLASFIDHNKLIAYNIVEGIHGYNRKEQVEQLKKFLTDLGIELIEDSFKDSVGYTLDEMVKSSMEKGLNVSACTFCGGFRRKLINNAGRMVNADYVATGHNLDDEVQAIVINLIRGDLIRLIRFGDKPLKLSSKFVLRVKPLRKIYEWETTMYAYYKGYNFQEVECPYITTRPTLRAKVRELLYILEETKPGSLLNIIEEFDKISENVRKEYSTTSELRELPRCKICGEPTSYGREICKNCELLIKSGLLHQNLPIS
- a CDS encoding NAD(P)/FAD-dependent oxidoreductase, encoding MAGLLTAWKLKDESIIVFDRKRELGKKCTGIISYNTFSKLGISSEFIDSYFKKIIFHYSNISFEVRTNIVRLNRLKLEKYLEENLKVKKSTDVKIENNNKLLANNEKYEGKIIDASGWKGKAKWIKAIEYLTEPIESDSIEVFFDHRNPAGFGWIVPLSYGTLVGSLSYYDPKLFIPKVNKRIIDIHGGSIPRAKPVYKYGIGDTLGLIKIFTGGGIFSIGEMLETIPKLVYENDNSLHLSKFNKLKNEINKQFRLTTIIEKTWRVVLPLAFRLLKDKTLSVNEEFDFHSLLFRTRL